The sequence GCATATTGTCTTCATATCTCATAACAATAGAGAatgaaagaagagaaaacaGAGACTGTTTTGTACTTTGGATTGTATCTGGAAAATTGTTAAAGTTTGTAccatctattattttttaaattggtgTGTTATGGTATATTGtatggtcattttattttagaaaaagaaagatctaaTTACTAAGGATGAGACTGAATTATCATAACTATACTGGCCATTTGATGCAACGTAAGTGGTACTGTATTAATTAGACAAAACACTATTATTTACAACTTTTACTAAATTGTTATTCCTTACACTACTATTTGGTAAAATAAAGTACAAATCACTAGTTTCTTGTTTCTCTCAATTGGCTTCTGCTAGTCTTGAACGAATTGTGTCAGGATTTGTTATCTTGCTAACACTGCAAAATAAAGATATAGATATTAGATGTAGCTTAATCCTAAAAGTTAGCTCACGAGGAAAGAGTAAGCACTAGCTAATTTCTCAATCAATATGGAACGGAACTGTAATACCTCTATGGGCTTAAGCTATAACACGACCCTTGGCTCTAATACCACGTGAAAATATGACTCTTGGGTTTAACCCAACCTTAAACGCTAGAGACTATCACTCCATTTCCCAACCAATGTGAGATTCTAATCTATTCTAACGACGAAAATTGATCAAGAAACCGGCAAATATAGATCTCCTGAACTCATCATTGCTTTGGACAAAGCAAACAAATGATTGGAATTTGAGAATGGTAGCTTACAGTAAGAGAAGAGTTCCGTTAGATGCTGGTTTCTCATAAATCCATTCAGGAGCCAATTCTTGCAGTAATAGGAGTTGCTGTTCAACTTCACCTGTAGTAATGAAACATCAAGATTCAGAAAGAAGCTCCAATGAATCTCAAAAGGACTACAGGCTTCTGAAAATTGTCAACCGGGCTTACTTTTATCCGTTATCTCTAAATGGCTTGAAATTACTCTGTGCATGAGCTCCTCTTTCGTCATGACAGAACGTTTAATAGATTGAAACAGGAAATAAATCATGTCAAAGAGGTGAGGCAAACAAGCAATCATCTGTTTGCGCCTTTTTGCTTGGGATATGGCTGGATTTTGCTCCGCTAGTGCTTCACTCTCCTTTTCTCCTATCTGTGAAATAATGGAAGTTAGCTTCTTGTTGCAGAAAACAGAATATTTTGTAGTTCAACTACGTTGAGgaatgaaaatttaaatgaatCCAGTGTAGTTGATcttaaaaaattttatcaagGAAGATAGATATGCAAGTGTGTGTTTTCTTACCGATTGCAGAAGATTCTCAGGAAGAATGTCAAGAATATCATCATCAGTTGAAAACCTTCCATTCTCGCAGACTTTATCACCAGCATTTGCACTCTTCGCAGGAGTACCAAAGAGCAACGACCTTCTAGTTGACGGGCATCTAGCTAGTTTTATTGGTGATTCAGCTGGATCATCTGGACTCATGTAACATCTCTTAGGAGGTTCGAGCATAGGGGTTGCTGGAGCGGACGTAGAACcatcttctctctttttggcttcAATCATAGGAAGAGCAGGTGGATGGCATGGTGAACTAGCCAAAACAACCCCTCCTGCTGAGCATTTCATGATGCTAGTTTGTTTTAGAGATAACTTAGGAGCATCAGAACATGCTACTGTTTTCTTCTTGGTGGAACTTGGGACATTAAGGGGTATTGAAGCTGGAGAAACGAGCCTGAGCCCAACTCTATCTCTTTCCTTGAGATCCGTTCCTCCAGTAATAGATGCTCGATTTGAAAAGCATCTCTTGAAAGATACAGACAGGTGTGATGCAGCTATTGACTGCAGTGGAAACACACCATTAGGTGCCTCACTGGTTAAGGATGAGCCAGAAGGTCTACATGAGTTGGTCACTACTTGCTTAGACTGAGTGAATGGGCCTGGCAGCATTCCCTCAGGAATGTCATCACCCTGAAACAGAAACAGTAATTATCTTATTTGTTTATCATGGAAATAAAATTTACAGGGAAACATTAAATTATACTTCAACGATGTCTAAGCTGACAACATGGTGCTCATATATGTAAAAGTGTCTGTGCTGGTTATTCAATGCTGATACTCAGAGTAAAACACAATacaaattcaacataaattttcTTATCAAAAGCTGTTCCTTTCATACAATATGGCAGGCCAGGCACTGAAGTACTCTGTAGCTTCATGAAACAGTGATTACCACTCTTTATGTGCTTCACGTATAGCTTCATTCTCATACAAAGTTTAGTATTTTCTGGACTAAAGCACCTAAAATGTTGCACTGGCACTAAATGCCAGAAACAATTGCATCACTTTGCCAAGAACGTATAGTATAATGAAAGACCTCCAGCTTAAAATCTCATATTCCATTTGAAACTTCTGCTGCTATGCTGTTAAAAGTGTTCATATTCCTCTTAATATGCTCAAGAGCAATTGTTTGCAAATGAAACACTGGTCGGGTTGTCTTACAGAAAATGCAGAGCTTTGAAATAACAAGAGCACTTAGCAAGTCAAATAGCATCTCAGAACATATTAGTCTTTCTAAATAACATGAATTCAAGCCAATAAACCTCAATACTGCATCAGCTATATTCTGGCAGATAGTTCAATCTTTAACAACAATATACTTAATG comes from Solanum pennellii chromosome 1, SPENNV200 and encodes:
- the LOC107008043 gene encoding CDT1-like protein a, chloroplastic → MDQWRTKTPEKPIQNRMARSLHSLKDVREASQRLRKYDMIQREVSDPLLSYGEVKSPLVAESPVSERKKHVNSVKLPEKYEMLEKFFNSMDSSIRLLHLKGSATTFTNISAKVESLIDKRFTCSHLAQLKFILPEAIEIKKILKHDERSCCMKPDLYITLNANAVDNSENWKSNSSSVVLRKIFRSRLLGFFKSHPEGDDIPEGMLPGPFTQSKQVVTNSCRPSGSSLTSEAPNGVFPLQSIAASHLSVSFKRCFSNRASITGGTDLKERDRVGLRLVSPASIPLNVPSSTKKKTVACSDAPKLSLKQTSIMKCSAGGVVLASSPCHPPALPMIEAKKREDGSTSAPATPMLEPPKRCYMSPDDPAESPIKLARCPSTRRSLLFGTPAKSANAGDKVCENGRFSTDDDILDILPENLLQSIGEKESEALAEQNPAISQAKRRKQMIACLPHLFDMIYFLFQSIKRSVMTKEELMHRVISSHLEITDKSEVEQQLLLLQELAPEWIYEKPASNGTLLLLVSKITNPDTIRSRLAEAN